In Anabrus simplex isolate iqAnaSimp1 chromosome 4, ASM4041472v1, whole genome shotgun sequence, a single genomic region encodes these proteins:
- the LOC136872749 gene encoding facilitated trehalose transporter Tret1: MMEKATLRQFLAAFSATLGFFICGQMVGWSSPVLARLTRGESEPHLTSDEASWVVSLFTIGQALTPFLGGYLSNVIGRKFTIISSAVPLLVSWILVITAKSAGVMYAGRIIGGFGTGIVFTVTPMYVGEIAEDRVRGATGTLFQVMLSAGVMFEACIGPYVSVTLLGILSAIIPVLFTAIFIWMPETPYYYLLKNRRNDAEKSLMWLRCTSDPEIVDVELKKMEKFVEEDQVNKGGFKELIRDTASRNALIISVSLILFQDFSGIIALISYSTDIFEASDTSLDASVSVIITGSVQLVLSVVSSSVVDIAGRRPMMILSSIGCAITLAAEGLFFYLKTLPDVDITYFEWLPITAIIIYLIMYIIGVGPIPVAVQGELFPTSVKGISSAITNTVHGCGSSLVGKLYQVVSDEWGVYVSFWIFAGSCVGAAVFSIFVMPETKGKSLMEINEELSRSKKKSTTPESSLMAHKDNSEETKAEGRPYHMTKSYDWCGTSLFYDENTNKNG; the protein is encoded by the exons CAACCTTAGGATTTTTCATCTGCGGTCAGATGGTGGGTTGGTCTTCGCCAGTACTGGCCCGACTGACCAGAGGAGAATCTGAACCTCATCTTACTTCGGATGAAGCTTCCTGGGTAGTGTCTCTGTTCACAATTGGACAGGCACTTACTCCATTCTTAGGCGGTTACCTCTCAAATGTGATCGGTCGCAAGTTTACTATTATCAGCAGTGCAGTTCCCTTACTGGTGTCCTGGATTTTAGTGATAACAGCGAAATCAGCAGGTGTTATGTATGCAGGTAGGATAATAGGTGGCTTTGGAACAGGCATTGTGTTTACAGTCACACCTATGTACGTTGGAGAAATAGCGGAGGATCGAGTGAGAGGAGCAACGGGCACACTCTTCCAAGTCATGTTGTCCGCTGGAGTTATGTTTGAGGCCTGTATCGGACCGTACGTATCGGTTACCTTACTGGGAATACTATCAGCTATCATCCCTGTACTCTTCACGGCGATCTTCATTTGGATGCCGGAAACACCATACTATTACTTGTTAAAGAACAGAAGAAATGATGCAGAAAAGTCTTTAATGTGGTTGCGTTGTACTTCAGATCCCGAGATCGTTGACGTtgaactgaagaaaatggaaaaattcGTTGAAGAAGATCAAGTGAATAAAGGTGGCTTTAAAGAGCTCATCCGTGACACAGCAAGCCGCAACGCCTTGATTATTTCTGTGAGTCTCATTTTGTTTCAGGACTTCAGTGGAATCATTGCCCTCATCTCGTATTCGACGGACATCTTCGAGGCTAGCGACACATCTCTGGATGCCAGCGTCTCGGTGATAATAACAGGATCTGTTCAGTTAGTACTTTCGGTGGTTTCTTCCTCAGTTGTGGACATAGCAGGACGACGGCCTATGATGATCTTGTCAAGTATAGGATGTGCAATTACTCTAGCGGCTGAAGGACTTTTCTTCTACCTGAAGACTCTCCCAGATGTAGATATAACTTACTTCGAGTGGCTTCCTATTACGGCAATAATTATCTATTTAATCATGTATATTATTGGAGTTGGACCAATACCAGTAGCCGTTCAGGGAGAACTCTTTCCAACAAGTGTTAAGGGAATTAGTTCAGCCATAACAAATACCGTCCATGGATGTGGATCGTCGCTTGTCGGTAAATTATATCAG GTGGTCAGTGACGAATGGGGTGTTTACGTCTCGTTTTGGATATTTGCCGGCAGTTGCGTGGGCGCCGCAGTGTTCAGCATTTTTGTGATGCCAGAGACTAAAGGAAAGAGCCTCATGGAGATCAACGAAGAACTGTCCAGGTCCAAGAAGAAATCTACAACACCAGAAAGTTCACTCATGGCTCACAAAGACAATTCTGAAGAAACTAAGGCTGAGGGTCGGCCGTACCATATGACAAAATCGTACGATTGGTGCGGTACTTCACTGTTCTATgatgaaaatacaaataaaaacggGTAG